In one window of Micromonospora cathayae DNA:
- a CDS encoding Rieske 2Fe-2S domain-containing protein, with the protein MRALTTKIEQTSALDRVGDRLQRAVQATLRPQRVRDLLHGVWLGHPLHPAMVQVPVGAWISTAVLDLMPGQQRAATTLVTVGTASALPAAVAGWNDWAALSRDQRRVGLVHAASNSVGLVLYAGSIAARLTGRHRLGRTLAYLGLGAASAGAYLGGHLAYKQGAQVNQSVSEAHLIGEGWHPVADLAALPERKLVTREIDEVSVILYRHGDDVTVMLERCPHQSGPLSRGEVREIDGHPCVVCPWHGSAFQLNSGGKVVHGPAANDQQVLATRVVDGVLQTRLS; encoded by the coding sequence GTGCGAGCACTCACGACGAAGATCGAGCAGACGTCGGCCCTGGACCGGGTCGGTGACCGACTCCAGCGGGCGGTCCAGGCCACCCTCCGTCCGCAGCGGGTGCGTGACCTGCTGCACGGGGTGTGGCTCGGGCACCCGCTGCACCCGGCGATGGTGCAGGTGCCGGTCGGTGCCTGGATCAGCACCGCCGTCCTCGACCTGATGCCCGGCCAGCAGCGTGCCGCGACCACCCTGGTCACGGTCGGTACGGCCAGCGCCCTGCCGGCGGCGGTCGCCGGGTGGAACGACTGGGCGGCGCTGTCCCGGGACCAGCGGCGGGTGGGGCTGGTGCACGCCGCGTCCAACTCGGTGGGTCTGGTGTTGTACGCCGGCTCGATCGCCGCCCGGCTGACCGGCCGGCACCGTCTCGGCCGGACGCTGGCGTACCTCGGGCTGGGGGCGGCGAGCGCCGGCGCGTACCTGGGCGGGCACCTGGCGTACAAGCAGGGCGCGCAGGTCAACCAGAGTGTCTCCGAGGCGCACCTGATCGGCGAGGGTTGGCACCCGGTGGCCGACCTGGCCGCCCTGCCCGAGCGGAAGCTGGTGACCCGCGAGATCGACGAGGTGTCGGTGATCCTCTACCGGCACGGTGACGACGTCACGGTGATGCTGGAGCGGTGCCCGCACCAGAGCGGTCCGCTGAGCCGGGGCGAGGTACGCGAGATCGACGGGCACCCCTGCGTGGTGTGTCCGTGGCACGGCAGCGCCTTCCAGCTCAACAGCGGTGGCAAGGTGGTGCACGGCCCGGCTGCCAACGACCAGCAGGTGCTCGCCACCCGGGTCGTCGACGGTGTCCTCCAGACCCGGTTGTCCTGA
- a CDS encoding VOC family protein: MATRLVQVNMKARDDSALGGFWAEVLGWGVSSEGPGVTNLEPEGFVYPDPTAVCLDLVVSPEPRTVKNRVHLDLATTSAAHRAELLARLNELGATPADVGQGDVPWTVLADPEGNEFCVLDPGPRYRDTGPIASVVVDCADPPVMARFWGEAMDWTLHEVTDQQAVLRSARNVGPYLRFVRTPDVKTGWNRVHLDVRPYPGDDPAAEAARLRALGATAVDLDRDVPWTVLADPEGNEFCLLAPG; the protein is encoded by the coding sequence ATGGCAACCCGGCTCGTTCAGGTCAACATGAAGGCTCGGGACGACTCCGCGCTGGGCGGTTTCTGGGCGGAGGTGCTCGGCTGGGGCGTGTCCAGCGAGGGACCCGGCGTGACCAACCTCGAACCCGAGGGCTTCGTCTACCCCGACCCGACCGCTGTCTGCCTCGACCTCGTCGTCTCCCCGGAACCCAGGACGGTGAAGAACCGGGTACACCTCGATCTCGCCACCACCTCGGCGGCCCATCGGGCGGAACTGCTCGCGCGCCTGAACGAACTCGGCGCGACCCCCGCCGACGTGGGCCAGGGTGACGTGCCGTGGACGGTCCTGGCCGACCCGGAGGGCAACGAGTTCTGCGTGCTGGACCCCGGACCGCGTTACCGGGACACCGGCCCGATCGCCTCGGTCGTGGTCGACTGCGCGGATCCGCCGGTCATGGCCCGCTTCTGGGGCGAGGCCATGGACTGGACCCTGCACGAGGTGACCGACCAGCAGGCGGTGCTGCGCTCCGCCAGGAACGTCGGCCCGTACCTGCGGTTTGTCCGCACCCCCGACGTGAAGACCGGATGGAACCGGGTCCATCTCGACGTGCGCCCCTACCCGGGTGACGACCCGGCGGCCGAGGCGGCCCGCCTGCGGGCTCTCGGGGCCACCGCCGTCGACCTGGACCGGGACGTCCCGTGGACGGTCCTGGCCGACCCGGAGGGCAACGAATTCTGCCTCCTCGCCCCGGGCTGA